Proteins from a single region of Acidianus ambivalens:
- a CDS encoding universal stress protein, which translates to MFKHVLVAYDGSSHAKRALEIAIDLAKKYEAKLDIVEVVDSTVFAGAGIAPVPADVIESVYNRAKADIEEAKKKSKEGGVEAEGVILEGDPASAILEYANKNNVDLIVTGSRGLSTLKRVFLGSVSTRLVQEAKIPVMVVK; encoded by the coding sequence ATGTTTAAACATGTGTTAGTAGCCTATGATGGTTCGTCACATGCAAAAAGAGCATTAGAAATTGCAATAGATTTAGCAAAGAAATATGAGGCAAAATTAGACATTGTTGAGGTAGTAGACTCAACTGTATTTGCAGGAGCAGGAATAGCTCCAGTACCTGCGGACGTTATAGAATCAGTTTATAATAGAGCAAAGGCAGATATCGAAGAGGCTAAAAAGAAGTCTAAGGAAGGAGGAGTTGAGGCAGAAGGCGTTATACTAGAAGGCGATCCAGCAAGCGCAATCCTAGAATACGCAAATAAGAACAACGTAGATTTAATAGTTACAGGGAGTAGAGGACTTTCAACTCTAAAGAGAGTATTCCTAGGCAGCGTCTCAACTAGGCTTGTTCAGGAAGCTAAGATACCAGTAATGGTAGTAAAGTAA
- a CDS encoding tRNA(Met) cytidine acetyltransferase TmcA, with protein sequence MKFNNLLQNFYDAKNGYYRHLAIILGKNYLDNTIELIKTYLQVNNNPKIAYAFHPWVNGSKDRLSTLKETIMTNEIVDIDYSSSEKYLGESFDLTILDAVDDFRPNYISRLVDLTRGGGLVIIYSDDISDINKLYKFSLTRNGVVKNLFENRFIKMAINSRGIIFVKDNEIKFKPFSSLEVSKPHKKSYDKTIPKSLYDLCLTDDQVKLIREFDFVLEKGKRILIVTAPRGRGKSAGVGLALSFYVKRTLSKPTNVIITSPSYYSSQAIIQFLEEGLRALKIRYKKKISKEGKIMKISAGEANIKWTSPDLAKDENGDLIIVDEAAALGIENLEYIRNSWDKIVFISTIQGYEGSGKAFMKYINSLDNSQIVKLDYPIRYAKGDPVEKFIYNVMLLDAEPEVYRNNTQFMEITQEDLFSNEELLRQIYGILVSAHYRNSPDDLMFLGDMAFQRIFTIGYNAVAEIVEEGELDETTEDHILNGEENEGNLIPHRIIKYMRIRNFGKLKGWRIMRIAVTPELQNQGLGTKLLSNVEKIALKNNIDWIGSSFVADYKVLNFWIKNGFKPVYLASRKNEGLGGYSVIVMKALTERAEKFLVELGKLLKDKILRTSHQVYFNVNPRILAKILTNIEFKKEIEINSTYVSKIYAYLNGKIPYNSASEAIHAIAEKYFYDLSFKLDEEEVSAIIARTFQGKSWSHSAKMLGVNNQEAENLLRRGIEKIVKKYYGQEEKDYIEL encoded by the coding sequence ATGAAGTTCAATAATCTATTACAAAATTTTTACGATGCAAAGAATGGATATTATAGGCATTTAGCTATAATTTTAGGTAAAAATTATCTAGATAATACTATAGAGTTAATCAAAACTTACCTGCAAGTTAATAATAACCCTAAAATAGCATATGCTTTTCACCCTTGGGTTAATGGAAGCAAAGATAGATTATCTACTCTTAAAGAGACAATAATGACTAACGAGATCGTTGACATAGATTATTCGTCTTCAGAAAAGTACCTAGGTGAAAGCTTTGATTTAACAATTCTAGACGCAGTTGACGATTTTAGACCAAATTATATCTCAAGGCTAGTAGATTTAACTAGAGGTGGAGGTTTAGTAATAATTTACTCTGACGATATTTCAGATATTAATAAATTATATAAATTTTCGCTGACTAGAAATGGAGTTGTAAAGAATTTATTTGAAAATAGATTCATAAAAATGGCTATAAACTCTAGGGGAATAATTTTTGTCAAGGATAATGAGATTAAGTTTAAGCCTTTCTCCTCATTAGAGGTCTCAAAGCCTCATAAGAAAAGTTATGATAAAACAATCCCTAAAAGTTTGTACGACCTATGTCTAACTGACGATCAAGTCAAACTAATAAGGGAATTTGATTTTGTTTTAGAAAAAGGTAAAAGAATTCTTATAGTTACAGCTCCTAGAGGTAGGGGAAAGAGCGCAGGAGTAGGACTTGCACTATCCTTTTATGTAAAAAGGACATTATCTAAGCCTACTAACGTTATAATCACATCCCCTTCTTATTATTCATCACAAGCAATAATACAATTTCTTGAAGAAGGATTAAGAGCTTTAAAAATTAGGTATAAGAAAAAAATATCCAAAGAAGGAAAAATCATGAAAATATCAGCAGGAGAAGCTAATATAAAATGGACTTCTCCAGATTTGGCCAAAGATGAAAATGGAGATTTGATAATAGTTGACGAAGCAGCCGCTTTAGGAATAGAAAACTTAGAATATATAAGAAATTCATGGGATAAGATAGTCTTTATCAGTACTATTCAAGGCTATGAGGGATCTGGAAAGGCATTCATGAAATACATAAATTCTCTAGATAACTCTCAGATAGTAAAGTTAGATTATCCAATTAGGTATGCAAAAGGAGATCCTGTAGAGAAATTCATCTATAATGTAATGCTTTTAGACGCAGAACCCGAAGTTTATAGAAACAATACTCAATTCATGGAAATTACTCAGGAAGATTTATTCTCTAATGAAGAATTATTAAGGCAAATTTATGGAATACTAGTTTCGGCACATTATAGAAATTCTCCAGACGATTTAATGTTCCTTGGAGACATGGCTTTTCAGAGGATTTTCACCATAGGCTATAATGCTGTTGCAGAAATCGTAGAAGAAGGAGAATTAGATGAAACTACAGAAGATCATATACTTAACGGGGAGGAAAATGAAGGAAATTTAATACCTCACAGAATTATAAAGTACATGAGAATAAGAAATTTTGGAAAATTAAAAGGATGGAGAATAATGAGGATAGCAGTAACTCCAGAATTGCAAAATCAAGGCCTTGGAACCAAACTTTTATCTAATGTAGAAAAAATTGCGCTAAAAAATAATATTGATTGGATAGGTTCTTCATTCGTTGCTGATTATAAAGTTCTAAATTTTTGGATAAAAAATGGATTTAAACCTGTTTATCTTGCATCCAGAAAAAATGAAGGATTAGGAGGATATTCAGTGATTGTAATGAAAGCTTTAACCGAGAGGGCAGAAAAGTTTCTAGTCGAGTTAGGAAAATTATTGAAAGATAAGATTCTTAGAACCTCTCATCAAGTTTACTTTAACGTTAATCCAAGAATTTTAGCAAAAATACTGACTAATATAGAGTTTAAAAAAGAAATCGAAATTAATAGCACTTATGTAAGTAAAATTTATGCTTACTTAAATGGAAAAATACCTTATAATTCGGCCTCAGAAGCTATACATGCTATTGCTGAAAAATATTTTTACGACTTAAGTTTTAAATTAGACGAGGAAGAAGTTTCGGCAATAATAGCAAGAACTTTTCAAGGAAAAAGCTGGTCCCATTCCGCAAAGATGTTAGGAGTAAATAATCAAGAAGCTGAAAATCTGCTCAGGAGAGGAATTGAAAAGATAGTTAAAAAATATTATGGACAAGAAGAGAAGGATTACATAGAGCTTTAA
- a CDS encoding MFS transporter encodes MSSQRDFLYMAITLALITITSRATNNMVTTTLAPLGKYVFGFTNVMAGLLEALIYMSTFISTSYLNPRMNARVRRNAFIASNLAIAIILVLYYFSNAELIWLITPLAGISFGLILPNLITSASLVEDKKTAERLLGLYSTSLSISLIIGPSLETYILHLTGSYKMVFLAFTPLALIGAGIAWTIKFPNVKREKYGLSALKNKGFITSVLSITTYNVPFAAFTAFLTIYAIEKFHVSSAIGYSSYIPFFALSFLTRSFMTIRPFNSLKYPLLISIIITAFGLGFMVFAPSFMSFLIMMALLGIPHGSIFPMSTVMIARATTQEERNAINSYFLAYNNILFTSIPAIIGFLSEFIGLGYSMLLLEIPVIVSAVIFFVKYWSDPIINRR; translated from the coding sequence ATGAGCTCACAAAGGGATTTCTTATATATGGCTATAACTTTGGCTTTAATTACAATTACCTCAAGAGCTACAAATAACATGGTGACTACAACATTAGCACCCCTAGGAAAATATGTATTTGGATTCACTAATGTAATGGCGGGATTGCTCGAAGCGTTAATATATATGAGCACATTCATATCGACGTCTTACCTAAATCCCAGAATGAATGCTAGAGTAAGGAGAAATGCATTCATAGCGTCAAACTTGGCTATTGCCATAATTCTAGTTTTATATTATTTCTCTAATGCAGAATTAATATGGCTAATAACTCCTCTAGCAGGAATCTCTTTTGGATTAATATTACCTAATTTAATAACATCTGCCTCACTAGTTGAAGATAAAAAGACTGCAGAGAGGCTTTTAGGGTTATATTCAACAAGCTTAAGCATAAGCTTGATTATAGGGCCTTCATTAGAGACTTACATTCTTCATTTAACTGGGAGCTATAAAATGGTATTTCTAGCTTTTACGCCTTTAGCGCTAATAGGTGCAGGAATAGCATGGACCATAAAATTCCCTAATGTTAAGAGAGAAAAATATGGGCTATCAGCACTAAAGAATAAAGGATTCATAACCTCTGTACTTTCTATTACAACTTATAATGTTCCCTTTGCAGCATTTACAGCGTTCTTAACAATTTACGCAATAGAAAAATTTCACGTAAGTTCTGCAATAGGTTACTCTTCATATATTCCATTCTTTGCCTTATCATTCTTAACCAGAAGCTTTATGACTATTAGACCTTTTAATTCGCTTAAATATCCTCTACTGATTTCTATAATAATTACTGCATTTGGGCTAGGGTTCATGGTATTTGCACCTAGCTTCATGTCATTCTTAATAATGATGGCTTTACTTGGTATTCCTCACGGCTCAATATTTCCAATGTCAACAGTAATGATAGCTAGAGCTACAACGCAAGAAGAAAGAAATGCTATTAACTCATATTTCTTAGCATATAATAACATTTTATTTACGAGCATACCTGCAATAATAGGATTCTTATCGGAGTTCATAGGATTAGGATATTCAATGCTCTTATTAGAAATTCCAGTAATAGTTTCGGCTGTCATCTTCTTCGTTAAGTATTGGTCAGACCCTATTATTAATAGAAGATAA
- a CDS encoding L-threonylcarbamoyladenylate synthase, giving the protein MTLILKVDPLNPEIDKIREAAKYIKLGGIVAFPTETVYGLGGDAYNPEAAIKVFKAKNRPMDNPLIVHIADLNQLFDVAKDIPDIVLDMAQKVWPGPLTFVLKKTDKVPKETTGGLDTVAVRMPAHPIALQLIRESGVPIAAPSANLATKPSPTKAEHVIADLNGKVDVIIDGGDTFFGVESTIINMTVNPPVLLRPGPFTLEELHQFLPEIVIPEQLIKGGEFTVALAPGMKYRHYAPSKKLLLVENYSIFKDVVRLLRSKYKVAVLCTTEDFKDFDEPRIILGSRENLYEIAKNLFDSFRKLDRLDVDMGVMEGVPEKGIGFAIMNRARKASGFSIIKTLDDVKKYVEI; this is encoded by the coding sequence ATGACTCTAATACTTAAAGTAGATCCACTAAATCCAGAGATAGATAAAATAAGGGAAGCTGCAAAATACATAAAGCTAGGCGGAATAGTAGCTTTTCCAACTGAAACGGTTTACGGTTTAGGCGGTGACGCATATAATCCTGAGGCCGCGATAAAAGTTTTTAAGGCTAAAAATAGGCCTATGGATAATCCGTTAATTGTTCACATAGCAGATCTTAACCAATTATTTGATGTGGCAAAAGACATTCCAGATATTGTCTTAGATATGGCACAAAAAGTTTGGCCCGGTCCTTTAACGTTTGTATTAAAGAAAACTGACAAGGTTCCTAAGGAAACAACTGGAGGACTTGATACTGTTGCAGTAAGAATGCCCGCTCACCCAATAGCGTTACAACTAATAAGAGAAAGTGGTGTACCAATAGCTGCCCCAAGTGCTAATCTAGCTACTAAACCAAGTCCTACTAAAGCCGAGCATGTAATAGCAGATTTAAACGGAAAGGTTGACGTTATAATTGATGGTGGAGACACCTTCTTCGGCGTAGAATCTACTATCATAAATATGACCGTCAATCCACCAGTACTTTTAAGGCCAGGTCCATTTACGCTAGAAGAGTTGCATCAATTTTTGCCAGAAATAGTCATTCCGGAACAGCTAATAAAAGGTGGGGAATTCACAGTAGCGTTAGCTCCTGGAATGAAATATAGGCATTATGCGCCTAGTAAAAAGCTTCTTCTAGTAGAGAATTACTCAATATTTAAGGACGTTGTAAGATTGCTTAGAAGTAAGTATAAGGTTGCTGTACTTTGTACTACTGAGGACTTTAAGGATTTTGACGAGCCAAGAATAATTCTAGGTAGTAGGGAAAACCTTTACGAGATTGCAAAGAATCTGTTTGACTCGTTTAGAAAGCTAGATAGATTAGACGTTGATATGGGTGTTATGGAAGGAGTACCAGAGAAAGGAATAGGTTTCGCAATAATGAATAGAGCTAGAAAGGCCTCTGGTTTCTCAATAATCAAGACTTTAGATGACGTGAAAAAATATGTTGAAATTTAA
- a CDS encoding NADH-quinone oxidoreductase subunit B → MTDQILLTGNLKEAARKAAQWLANRKPIRDLRDWGTAFSLWPPHFTTSCCGAEFGAFAAARFDAERFGMLPFSSSRQSNILVIEGTMTRKMARAARIVYEQMPEPKYVMAIGACSLEGGIFWNSYNTVLPSEVGIPVDIYVPGCPIRPEAIARGLLMLQKKIRHQSTIKM, encoded by the coding sequence ATGACAGATCAAATTCTCCTTACAGGAAATTTAAAAGAAGCTGCTAGAAAAGCTGCGCAATGGTTAGCTAATAGAAAGCCTATAAGAGATTTAAGAGATTGGGGTACAGCGTTCTCTTTATGGCCCCCTCACTTTACCACTAGTTGTTGTGGGGCCGAATTTGGAGCATTTGCTGCTGCAAGGTTTGATGCAGAGAGGTTCGGTATGCTTCCCTTCTCTTCTTCAAGACAATCTAATATTCTAGTCATAGAAGGTACAATGACTAGGAAAATGGCAAGGGCTGCAAGAATAGTTTATGAACAAATGCCAGAGCCAAAATACGTAATGGCCATAGGTGCATGTAGTCTAGAAGGAGGTATTTTCTGGAATTCTTATAATACAGTCTTACCTTCAGAAGTAGGAATACCAGTAGATATTTATGTGCCAGGCTGTCCAATTAGACCAGAGGCAATAGCTAGAGGACTTCTAATGTTACAGAAAAAAATAAGACATCAATCAACTATTAAGATGTAA
- a CDS encoding biotin--[acetyl-CoA-carboxylase] ligase produces MLKFKLSKVTSTQDFAEAISSMLYEDFLVTAEEQTKARGRYKRAWYSPKGGLWFTYVKKNFNAEEIPVATLKVSLAVREALSSFFDAKIRWPNDVVVNDKKVSGILIEAIYVGDVTDLFIGVGINTNVKEFPPDIKATSILLETGKEVNNDELLNDVISKIDYYLSLKEDFEEIVGKINNYLSIKDKKVVITRRDETKVECTALFVDKFGRLVTDCGIFEVEDVLRVESK; encoded by the coding sequence ATGTTGAAATTTAAGTTAAGTAAAGTAACATCAACACAAGATTTTGCAGAAGCTATTTCTTCAATGCTTTATGAAGATTTTTTAGTAACTGCTGAAGAGCAAACTAAAGCTAGAGGTAGGTATAAAAGAGCTTGGTATTCTCCTAAAGGAGGATTATGGTTTACTTATGTAAAGAAGAATTTTAATGCGGAAGAAATTCCAGTAGCTACACTTAAAGTGTCTTTAGCAGTGAGGGAAGCTCTTTCCTCATTTTTTGATGCAAAAATACGTTGGCCTAACGATGTAGTTGTTAATGATAAGAAAGTTTCTGGAATTTTAATTGAGGCAATATATGTTGGTGATGTTACGGATCTATTTATAGGTGTAGGTATAAATACTAACGTTAAGGAATTTCCTCCTGACATTAAAGCCACTTCAATTTTATTGGAGACTGGAAAGGAAGTTAATAATGACGAACTGCTTAACGATGTAATATCAAAGATAGACTATTATCTCTCTCTTAAGGAAGATTTTGAAGAAATTGTAGGCAAAATTAATAATTATTTGTCTATAAAGGATAAAAAAGTAGTTATAACTAGAAGAGACGAAACAAAAGTTGAATGTACTGCCTTATTTGTAGATAAGTTTGGAAGGCTAGTTACTGACTGTGGGATCTTCGAAGTTGAGGATGTATTACGAGTTGAGTCTAAGTAA
- a CDS encoding dihydrolipoyl dehydrogenase family protein, giving the protein MNITIIGSGPAGVYSAIVSAKLGNKVKLVEKNDKLGGTCVLYGCIPSKAMLHPLFLKYLAEETGRELNFSFSEIQKIAKNVVNRLSKGVEYMLESYGIEVIHGKAQLKGGNIQVGGQTIPSDKIIVATGTEKPQIEGTIASDDLPYLDKEFSKVLVIGGGAGGVEYAWLLKMSGKDVSIVEKSDSLLPYLDEDLKKAVTAYFKKIGIKLYLSSEITLGDKPRIGNEELPQPDIILYTFGRKPALDGFEELPHEKWIKVDKRMYTGVNNIYAAGDITGTFTAHEAIHEGFIAGLNASGVEKYYNPEAVPKVIYTEPQIAYVGNTKGKCVKINMAEIPRAIAEGLTEGFLKVCTEGKKITGAVAFSHDAENIITLISMFINYGIEIDKAIDFIEPHPSYLEAVFEALLRLNS; this is encoded by the coding sequence ATGAATATTACGATAATAGGTTCTGGACCTGCGGGCGTTTATTCAGCAATCGTCTCAGCTAAATTAGGGAACAAAGTTAAGCTAGTCGAAAAGAATGATAAGCTAGGAGGTACTTGCGTACTTTACGGTTGCATCCCATCTAAAGCAATGTTACACCCTCTTTTCTTGAAATATCTTGCAGAAGAGACCGGAAGAGAGCTTAATTTCTCGTTCAGTGAAATACAGAAAATTGCAAAAAATGTAGTAAATAGACTTTCTAAAGGAGTAGAGTACATGCTAGAATCCTACGGAATAGAAGTAATTCACGGAAAAGCTCAATTAAAAGGAGGTAACATACAAGTAGGAGGTCAAACAATTCCCTCGGATAAAATAATAGTAGCTACGGGAACAGAAAAACCTCAAATAGAAGGAACTATTGCTTCTGATGATTTACCTTACCTAGATAAAGAGTTTTCTAAAGTTCTAGTCATAGGCGGAGGAGCTGGGGGAGTAGAATACGCTTGGCTACTTAAGATGTCGGGGAAAGACGTAAGTATAGTAGAAAAATCTGATAGCTTGCTACCATATCTTGACGAGGATTTAAAGAAAGCCGTTACAGCTTATTTTAAGAAAATAGGAATCAAACTCTATCTATCTTCTGAGATCACTTTAGGCGATAAACCACGTATTGGAAATGAAGAATTACCACAACCTGACATTATACTTTATACATTTGGAAGAAAGCCTGCACTAGATGGATTCGAAGAATTACCACATGAAAAGTGGATTAAAGTAGATAAAAGAATGTACACTGGAGTAAATAATATCTACGCAGCAGGCGATATAACTGGTACTTTTACTGCTCATGAAGCAATTCACGAAGGATTTATAGCAGGATTAAATGCTTCTGGCGTAGAAAAATACTATAATCCAGAAGCAGTACCAAAGGTCATTTACACTGAACCTCAAATAGCATACGTAGGAAATACAAAAGGTAAATGTGTTAAAATTAATATGGCAGAAATACCTAGGGCGATAGCTGAAGGGTTAACTGAAGGATTTTTGAAAGTGTGCACAGAAGGTAAAAAAATAACTGGTGCAGTAGCTTTTTCTCATGACGCTGAAAATATTATTACATTAATTTCAATGTTCATAAATTACGGGATTGAGATAGATAAAGCAATTGACTTTATAGAACCGCACCCATCATATTTAGAGGCTGTATTTGAGGCTTTACTTAGACTCAACTCGTAA
- a CDS encoding 2-hydroxyacid dehydrogenase, whose amino-acid sequence MCNVLVTKKLPGNWIDYLKRECNVTLWEDIYPPPKEWILNNIEDKDGILITLTEKIDKEIIDRAKNLKVISTYSVGYDHIDIKYAKSRGIIVTYTPEVLTDATADLVFGLILAVARRICEGDSLIRKGEWKTPWYPTFMLGTEVHGKTLGIIGMGRIGKALVKRAKGFDMRIIYNSRRKHEEVDAEYVDLDYLLENSDYVVITVDLNESTYHLINEDRLKKMKRSAFLINASRGQVVDEKALIKALQEGWIKGAGLDVFEIEPLPKDSPLLKLNNVVLTPHLGSATVETREKMAEIAVKNLLLVLKGEKPIYEVQ is encoded by the coding sequence GTGTGCAATGTATTAGTTACTAAAAAATTGCCTGGAAATTGGATAGATTATTTAAAAAGAGAATGTAATGTGACGCTATGGGAAGACATTTATCCGCCTCCAAAAGAGTGGATTTTAAATAACATAGAGGACAAGGATGGAATACTTATCACATTAACAGAGAAAATTGATAAAGAGATAATAGATCGTGCTAAAAATCTTAAAGTTATAAGCACGTATAGTGTCGGCTATGATCACATTGATATAAAATATGCAAAATCTAGGGGAATCATAGTAACTTATACTCCAGAAGTGCTTACAGATGCTACTGCAGACCTAGTTTTTGGATTAATACTTGCAGTAGCAAGAAGAATTTGTGAAGGTGACTCATTAATTAGGAAAGGAGAATGGAAAACTCCTTGGTACCCAACATTTATGCTTGGAACAGAGGTTCACGGTAAAACCTTAGGTATAATAGGTATGGGAAGAATAGGCAAAGCACTAGTTAAAAGGGCAAAAGGTTTTGATATGAGGATTATTTATAACAGTAGAAGAAAACACGAAGAAGTTGATGCAGAATATGTAGACTTAGACTACTTATTGGAAAATTCTGATTATGTGGTTATTACTGTGGACCTAAACGAGAGCACTTACCATTTAATAAACGAAGATAGGCTAAAGAAAATGAAAAGAAGCGCATTCTTAATAAATGCCTCTAGAGGCCAAGTAGTAGACGAAAAAGCGTTAATTAAGGCATTACAAGAAGGATGGATAAAAGGAGCTGGTCTAGACGTATTTGAAATTGAGCCACTGCCTAAAGATAGCCCTTTACTTAAATTAAATAATGTAGTTTTAACGCCGCATTTAGGTAGTGCTACTGTCGAAACTAGAGAGAAAATGGCAGAAATTGCTGTAAAAAACTTATTATTGGTACTAAAGGGTGAGAAACCAATATATGAAGTTCAATAA